In Bombus affinis isolate iyBomAffi1 chromosome 8, iyBomAffi1.2, whole genome shotgun sequence, the following proteins share a genomic window:
- the LOC126919220 gene encoding peroxisome assembly factor 2, giving the protein MNSLYSYIQFLRELTKLLMKYNYNYVVFYIFVQYALFRLKTLIDIKYNWIILSDFILKNLIEQLYNEKNYYIDCNSCLLASIKYVRITTPTWFYVCSTVSIKKYKVLVVPLNNTDEIEIFTSNTMKYNIENALHCTIDKCFLLPAKDDTINFAREAKISMISNQYESTNNLISTLLENYFSEPRFLRKNDLFSINIKEYILDQMYLHTNPLLSVIYFKVNSIINDNRDFTDSDTSYILYGETTLIQEPDIHSYLPQKHFIYNQTKEKYVNSYPSSLAAPLEQLERCILPFIKHDIQLSIKPIFLIKGAQGSNKCKLVQILAEKIGLNFLNTDFAEVQALISAQTEAKLRIVLRNAEQSVPCVLCLNNIEVFGRNSEGQKDERVISTFSNEINSLYHKHLKYPIIIVATTNESDIPPELNRIFIETIHVEHLDQNERTNLISWLLMKRNLNHQVNLSKISGICSDFRYSDLSTLILNAVKFHCKDSTKNLKPLTLLQEDFDKAYEYMQSIYTDCKGAPRVPKVYWEDIGGLMKLKHEIMRRIQLPLMNTLGFGQSGLLLYGPPGTGKTLLAKAVATEYQLHFLSIKGPEVLNMYVGQSEKNVRQVFERARAAAPCIIFFDELDSLAPNRGRSGDSGGVMDRVVSQLLAEMDGLDCSSSIFIIGATNRPDLIDPALLRPGRFDKLLYVGIHSDRDSQFNVLKALTRKFKFRENGEELEKLIYQLPEHTTGADLYSICSNAWLNAARRVLSNYHDNSNEIKLDYVGVELEDFLKAAHELIPSVSKEEAERYKKMQIELSSVS; this is encoded by the exons ATGAATTCTTTATACTCTTATATACAATTTTTACGAgaattaacaaaattattaatgaaatacAACTATAATTACGTAgtcttttatatatttgtacagTACGCGCTTTTTCGATTAAAAACAttaattgatataaaatataactgGATTATTTTGTCTGACTTTATTCTAAAGAATTTAATAGAACAATTATATAATGAAAAGAATTATTATATAGACTGTAATTCTTGTTTATTGGCAAGCATAAAATATGTTAGAATTACTACACCAACTTGGTTTTATGTATGTTCTACAGtatctataaaaaaatataaagtttTAGTTGTACCTTTAAATAACACtgatgaaattgaaatatttacatcAAATACTAtgaaatataatatagaaaatgcATTGCATTGCACTATTGATAAGTGTTTTTTAT TGCCAGCAAAAGATGACACTATTAACTTTGCTAGAGAAGCAAAAATTTCTATGATTTCTAATCAATATGAAAGCacaaataatttaataagtactttattagaaaattatttttctgaacctagatttttaagaaaaaatgatttatttaGCATTAATATAAAGGAATATATATTGGACCAAATGTATTTGCATACTAATCCTTTACTGtctgtaatatattttaaagtTAATTCTATCATCAATGATAATAGAGATTTTACAGATAGTGATacttcttatattttatatggAGAAACCACGCTCATTCAGGAACCGGATATACATAGTTATCTACCTCAGAAACATTTTATTTACAATCAAACCAAAGAGAAGTATGTAAACTCATATCCATCAAGTTTAGCAGCACCTCTGGAACAATTAGAGCGTTGCATTTTACCATTTATTAAGCATG ATATACAATTATCAATAAAGCCAATATTTCTTATTAAGGGTGCACAGGGTtcaaataaatgtaaattagTCCAAATATTGGCTGAAAAAATAGGTTTAAACTTTCTTAATACAGATTTTGCTGAAGTTCAAGCTTTAATATCAGCACAGACAGAGGCTAAATTACGTATTGTACTGCGTAATGCTGAACAATCTGTACCATGTGTCCTGTGCTTAAATAATATAGAG GTATTTGGAAGAAATTCTGAAGGTCAAAAGGATGAAAGAGTGATATCAACCTTTTCCAACGAAATAAATTCATTATATCATAAACATTTAAAATATCCAATTATTATAGTAGCTACTACAAATGAGTCTGATATACCGCCTGAACTGAACAGAATTTTTATCGAAACGATTCACGTGGAACATCTAGATCAGAATGAAAGAACGAATTTAATTTCGTGGTTACTCATGAAACGAAATCTCAATCATCAGGTCAACTTATCAAAAATTTCTGGGATATGTTCTGACTTTCGATATTCAGACTTATCGACATTAATACTCAATGCCGTAAAATTTCACTGCAAAGATAGTACTAAGAATTTGAAACCATTAACACTTTTACAAGAAGATTTTGATAAAGCTTATG AATACATGCAATCGATATATACAGATTGTAAAGGTGCACCGCGTGTACCAAAAGTTTATTGGGAAGACATAGGTGGTTTAATGAAGCTGAAACATGAAATAATGCGGCGAATTCAGTTACCTTTGATGAACACTTTAGGATTCGGACAATCTGGTCTTCTCTTGTATGGACCACCAGGAACCGGAAAGACGCTTCTTGCTAAAGCTGTAGCGACAGAGTATCAGCTTCACTTCTTATCAATTAAAGGTCCTGAAGTGTTGAATATGTATGTCGGTCAAAGCGAGAAAAATGTTAGGCAAG TGTTCGAGCGGGCAAGAGCAGCAGCACCTTGTATAATATTCTTCGACGAATTAGACTCGTTAGCACCGAATCGTGGACGAAGTGGAGATAGCGGAGGTGTAATGGATCGTGTGGTATCCCAATTACTCGCTGAAATGGATGGTCTTGACTGTTCCAGTAGTATATTCATTATAGGAGCCACAAACAGGCCGGATCTGATTGATCCAGCGCTTCTTAGACCTGGTCGATTcgataaattattatatgtagGGATTCATTCCGATCGTGATTCACAATTTAATGTGTTAAAGGCACTGACTCGTAAATTCAAATTCCGTGAAAACGGAGAAGAATTAGAAAAGTTAATATATCAATTACCTGAACACACAACTGGTGCAGATTTGTATTCTATCTGTTCAAATGCATGGTTGAACGCTGCGCGAAGAGTTTTAAGTAATTATCACGATAACTCTAACGAAATTAAATTGGACTATGTTGGCGTAGAATTGGAAGACTTTTTAAAAGCCGCACACGAACTGATTCCTTCGGTTAGTAAGGAAGAAGCAGAAAGATACAAAAAAATGCAGATAGAATTATCTTCTGTATCGTGA
- the LOC126919205 gene encoding serine/threonine-protein kinase pakA-like, which translates to MDPATVIALCKENIQPLRYGRNAAQLGTALRAQEDADVQQLLLQEKQMYEDAIKNYEGDDPLESWYEYILWVEQSYPKSGHESHIGKLLQQCLAIFEKETKYHQDRRYIRLWINYISMQKNPLELYQLLHNNGIGTMVADMYRAWAFELEQIEDYKRADEVYLMGLSALAEPQDELDYAHKNFQLAVARKTLGRTDDRNEVSLLEQRQAFSSLKAIKAGKRISSIRTGHRVREHFPGTVPQISSTMHHNRPNSRIQVYQDDMPAEMKNSSILDHVPVEDTVHKENTIKPGPWNGGGRRYPLMTSSTKLAFKVHEDQPDDFDANNLRLFPNHTYFFDGSKYPEHLTVPVFVPDPPNPNIILRPHYPKELVYANNMDQSMEEVRAQLYLQRAQTLDKKHDVSDIRGTNHQVQHKSFESEHQRHNVSLQELQRQRQEFEQQELTERQRKVEQQLREAEQLELDRQRLQAEQQELQRQQYEAENQALETQRRKAEQRELERLEAERIEAERIEAERLEAQRMEAELNSQRKLQSSFMHQHHTSSLNTEPEEHLLGQSLTVNTKEAMSVVQDMWRSPDTVPTTPNFRAPMTPRISDAKTKLSFDIHMDSSMTQHAMSNSKHHSGYNIQPYNDQENHQNYSAHQSYPNQEHQNSYSNPGLHNTYQYQMQQQVHEQQVQQPHSRLHHPQHHQQLIQAHQQAHVISHHHTLPHVSHLQSHSQIQHHQSHPQQHQPSHNQHLHHQPHQAHQHIQHIQQVYGTIMPNDIAYQQYPSQLESTLIQQNVEPQKQLHYPPYNELDIETSKPYRMPPELPYIKSPGMNRRDIKYLESAEDKENAIVVDYNGPLEENMTPKAPDENNLYIDESLGISPLTGNNDTCYTEAFNTQLTSSTPMTNQFRQSYKVAEGTSQYSNQCAAPLPSSEAPNGETEDKLSVILESTREYISSSSSSSTHTRNTVLGFTLTKEDLVPIKEQSITRGGEDEIKDVTLSANQPYEQKLQTQIQAVHAQSPRTVQRNVDQITSEIKKNCDLRKSINFKLNEIEQKEKVDTMECEEHHEPMEEAEEETFQLPSGNINPFDRNLITGLLKKIKFPQPYHAEGYVRLNINLNKLVPSTMITLGTEAYDLGKCLGKGTYGTVFKAVNLQTGQIVALKTQKPAWVWEFYITREIKNRLTNPHMLRGFMDVSMAYVANNSSVLVSEYSRFGTLLAVTNQIKITTGKPLLEHLAIFFTIEILQIVEYLHKCQIIHGDIKPDNFLLMRLPTEDVRPTIQLIDFGCSIDMSLLPEKTTFTQVIKTEDFTCIEMQTGKPWTYQTDLYCLAATSHCLLFGNYMRVSNIGGRWFITSKIPRYAKKAAWEQFFTELLNIESCDKMPDLSKLRNMMEETLAQMTDAQQKFRNFVNILNKR; encoded by the exons ATGGATCCTGCTACAGTTATTGCACTTTGTAAAGAAAATATTCAACCATTGCGTTATGGACGAAATGCTGCACAGCTAGGAACTGCATTAAGGGCACAAGAGGATGCAGATGTTCAACAATTACTCTTACAAGAAAAACA gATGTATGaagatgcaataaaaaattatgaAGGAGATGATCCTTTAGAAAGTTGGTATGAATATATACTTTGGGTGGAACAAAGTTACCCAAAAAGTGGGCACGAGTCACATATTGGAAAACTTTTGCAACAATGTTTAGCTATATTTGAAAAAGAGACCAAATATCATCAAGATCGTAGATATATACGTCTTTGGATTAATTAT ATAAGTATGCAAAAAAATCCATTAGAATTGTATCAACTTTTGCATAACAATGGAATTGGGACTATGGTTGCAGATATGTACAGAGCATGGGCTTTTGAATTAGAACAGATAGAAGATTACAAACGTGCCGATGAAGTTTATTTAATGGGTTTATCTGCTTTAGCAGAACCACAGGACGAATTAGATTATGCGCACAA GAACTTCCAACTCGCAGTTGCGCGTAAAACATTAGGACGTACGGATGATCGTAACGAAGTATCATTGCTAGAACAACGTCAGGCTTTTAGTTCTTTAAAAGCAATAAAAGCTGGGAAAAGAATTAGTAGTATACGTACTGGACATCGAGTACGCGAACACTTTCCTGGTACAGTTCCACAAATTTCATCGACGATGCATCATAATCGGCCGAATTCCAGGATACAAGTATATCag GATGATATGCCAGctgaaatgaaaaattcaagTATATTAGATCATGTACCAGTAGAAGATACAGTAcataaagaaaatacaattaaaCCTGGCCCATGGAATGGTGGAGGTAGACGATATCCATTAATGACATCTAGTACAAAGTTAGCTTTCAAAG TTCACGAGGATCAACCAGATGATTTTGATGCAAACAATCTAAGATTATTTCCAAACCATACATATTTTTTTGATGGTAGCAAATACCCAGAGCATTTAACTGTGCCTGTATTTGTGCCAGATCCTCCAAATCCAAATATTATATTAAGGCCACATTATCCCAAAGAATTAGTTTATGCTAATAATATGGATCAAAGTATGGAGGAAGTAAGAGCCCAGTTGTATTTACAAAg AGCACAAACTTTAGATAAAAAGCATGATGTGTCAGATATAAGAGGAACTAATCATCAAGTTCAGCATAAAAGTTTTGAATCTGAACATCAGAGACACAATGTATCTTTACAAGAATTGCAAAGACAGAGGCAAGAATTTGAACAACAAGAGTTAACAGAAAGACAAAGGAAAGTAGAACAACAACTTAGGGAAGCCGAACAACTTGAGTTGGATAGACAGAGACTTCAAGCTGAACAACAAGAACTCCAAAGACAGCAGTATGAAGCTGAAAATCAAGCATTAGAAACTCAAAGGCGTAAGGCAGAACAACGTGAATTAGAACGATTAGAAGCAGAAAGAATCGAAGCCGAAAGAATCGAAGCAGAAAGACTCGAAGCGCAGAGAATGGAAGCAGAATTGAATTCGCAACGAAAATTACAATCTAGTTTTATGCATCAACATCATACATCATCATTAAATACTGAGCCTGAAGAACATTTACTCGGACAAAGCCTTACGGTTAATACGAAAGAAGCAATGTCAGTCGTACAAGACATGTGGCGCTCTCCGGATACAGTACCTACAACGCCTAATTTTCGTGCCCCTATGACACCTAGAATTTCAGATGCCAAGACCAAATTATCTTTTGATATACATATGGATAGTTCAATGACGCAGCATGCAATGTCAAATAGCAAACATCATTCGGGATATAACATACAACCTTATAATGATCAAGAGAATCACCAGAATTATTCTGCTCATCAAAGTTATCCTAATCAAGAACATCAAAACTCTTATAGTAATCCCGGATTACATAATACATACCAATATCAAATGCAG cAACAAGTACACGAGCAACAAGTTCAACAACCTCATTCCCGACTGCATCATCCACAGCATCATCAACAATTAATTCAAGCACATCAACAGGCTCACGTGATTTCTCATCATCATACTCTTCCCCATGTCTCGCACTTGCAGTCTCATAGTCAGATTCAACATCATCAATCTCATCCTCAGCAACATCAACCTTCACATAATCAACATCTTCACCATCAGCCACACCAAGCACATCAACACATACAACATATTCAACAAGTTTATGGCACCATAATGCCCAATGACATTGCTTATCAGCAGTATCCTTCACAGCTAGAATCTACCCTAATACAACAAAATGTAGAGCCTCAAAAGCAGCTTCATTATCCCCCATATAACGAATTAGACATTGAAACTAGCAAACCATACAGGATGCCACCTGAATTACCGTATATAAAGTCTCCAGGAATGAATCGTAGAGATATTAAATATCTTGAAAGTGCCGAAGATAAAGAAAATGCTATCGTCGTTGATTATAATGGACCACTAGAAGAAAATATGACGCCAAAAGCACCAGATGAAAATAACTTATATATTGACGAAAGTCTTGGTATTAGTCCATTGACGGGAAATAATGATACTTGTTACACAGAAGCATTTAATACACAATTAACAAGTTCTACACCTATGACTAATCAATTTAGGCAGTCTTACAAAGTAGCAGAAGGAACTTCACAATATTCAAATCAGTGTGCTGCACCTCTACC CTCTTCAGAAGCACCAAATGGAGAAACTGAAGACAAGTTGAGTGTCATACTAGAATCTACTAGAGAATATATTTCAAGCAGTTCTAGCAGCAGTACCCATACAAGAAATACTGTATTGGGCTTTACATTAACAAAAGAAGATCTGGTTCCTATAAAAGAACAAAGTATTACTAGAG GTGGAGAAGATGAAATAAAAGATGTTACTCTTTCTGCAAACCAACCTTACGAACAAAAATTACAAACCCAAATTCAAGCTGTGCACGCTCAAAGTCCGCGTACGGTACAACGTAACGTGGATCAAATTACTTCTGAAATTAAGAAGAATTGTGATCTacgaaaatcaattaattttaaACTTAACGAAatagaacaaaaagaaaaagttgaTACAATGGAATGCGAAGAGCACCACGAACCAATGGAAGAAGCTGAGGAAGAAACTTTCCAATTACCTTCGGGAAATATAAATCCTTTCGATAGAAATTTAATAACTGGtcttttaaaaaaaataaaatttcctcAGCCATATCATGCAGAGGGATATGTGAGATTAAATATTAACTTGAATAAGCTTGTGCCTTCTACTATGATTACGCTTG GTACTGAAGCGTACGATTTGGGAAAGTGCCTTGGAAAGGGAACGTACGGTACAGTATTCAAAGCAGTGAATTTGCAAACAGGTCAAATAGTAGCCCTGAAAACTCAAAAACCTGCTTGGGTTTGGGAGTTTTATATCACTAGAGAAATAAAAAATCGTCTTACTAACCCACATatg TTACGTGGATTTATGGATGTCTCGATGGCATACGTCGCGAATAATAGTAGTGTATTAGTTTCAGAATATTCCAGATTTGGAACATTATTAGCAGTaacaaatcaaataaaaattaccACGGGAAAACCATTGTTAGAACATTTGGCTATATTTTTCACgattgaaatattgcaaattGTGGAATATTTACACAAATGTCAAATAATCCACGGAGACATTAAGCCAGacaattttcttttaatgcgttt ACCGACGGAAGATGTAAGGCCGACGATACAGTTAATAGATTTTGGATGTAGTATAGATATGAGTCTTTTACCAGAAAAAACGACATTTACTCAGGTCATAAAAACAGAAGATTTTACGTGTATCGAAATGCAAACTGGAAAACCGTGGACGTATCAGACTGATCTGTATTGTTTAGCAGCGACAAGCCATTGCTTATTATTTGGTAATTATATGAGAGTTTCGAATATTGGTGGTCGTTGGTTTATCACATCGAAAATACCAAG GTATGCTAAAAAAGCTGCTTGGGAGCAATTCTTTAcagaattattaaatattgaatCATGCGATAAAATGCCGGATTTATCAAAATTACGCAATATGATGGAGGAAACATTAGCACAGATGACAGATGCCCAacagaaatttagaaattttgtTAATATCTTAAACAAACGATAA